TAATATTAGAAATTAACATAATAGCTGAAAATATGAATGCTTGTAATAAGAAACTATATACTTTTTTCGTACTCATTTTGGCCACCTCTTTCGATTTGGTACCTTTATTGTATAGGATACAACCGCCCAAGTAAGCGTTTACATAACGGGACGTCAAATATACAGAATCAGTTACAAATATAAAAGGATGAAATACAAAAGCTGCTCCTTAAATACGAAGCAGCTTCTTGAGTTCTTTTGCATATGTACGACTAACAGGTACTTTTGATCCTTCTTTCATAATTAAATTATAAGTAGAGTTAAACCATGGCTGAATTTCAGTAATATGATTAATATTTGCAATAAAGCTACGATGAACACGCATGAAACTTACTTGCGGCAACTTCTTTTCCAAAATCACAAGTGTATCGTGTGTTACATATGTTTCCCTCATTGTTTTTACTGTCACTTTTCCGTCCACAAGTCCTACATATACAATATCTTCAATATTAACAAGTACGATTGATTCTTCAATTGGTAATGCTAATTTATGCATCTCTACTGTTACATCTGTCCCCTTTATTTCGTGCTTCGTTTCTATTTGCGATTGTTTTTGTTTTTTATACTTCTTTAATGTCTGCACAATACGCTCTTCATCAAATGGTTTTAAAATGTAGTCTAACGCATCTACTTCAAATGCTTGCAGTGCATATTGATCATAGGCAGTAGCAAATACAATTGCAGGTGGATTTTTCATCTTCTTTAATATATTGGCGATTTCAAATCCGTTATCATCGGATAATTGAATATCTAAAAACACAATATCTGGTCTACTTTGCATTAGTTCTTCTAATGCGTCTTCCACACAATCAGCCTCACCAATTATCTCAACTTCTTTCGTTCTCTCTAATAAATACTTTAGTTCATCACGTGCTAACATTTCATCGTCAACTACTAATACTTTTAACAATCTGTTCTTCCTCCCCTACTTTTTTTGGAATAACAAAAGTAATCTCTGTCCCCTCATTTAATTCACTTTCGATATGAAGCATCGTTTCTTTTCCAAATAATCCAATAAGACGTTCATTAATATTATATAAAGCTGTTCCAGTCCCTTTCTTTGACGAAACTACCATCTTTCCTAATTGTTCTAAACGTTCTTCCTCAATTCCCTGTCCATTATCTTTTACTTCAAAATGAACCATACCCTCTTTTTCAAAAACATGCACTTCTACTTCACATACTGGTTGCTTCTTCGGAAAAGCGTGTCGCAATGCATTTTCAACCAATAGTTGAAGAACAAATGGTGGTACTAAAGTTGTCTTTAGCTCGTCCTCAATATACATCTTTACCTCATACTTATTTGGGAACCTTGCTTGTTCTAAGGATAGATATGCCTGTACATGGTTTAATTCTTGTTCTAGTGGAATCAATAACTGACGTGCCCCTTGCAAATTACATCGGAAATATACGCTAAGCTGTAATAATAACTTCCTTGCTTTTTCTACATCTGTTCGGCATAAAGCTGATACTGTATTAATCGCATTAAATAAAAAGTGCGGGTTAATTTGCGCTTGTAATGCTTTTATCTCCGCATCTTGAAGTAATTTACTTTGCAACTCAGCTTCTCCTAACTCTAACTGCGTGGAGAATATTTTTGCTAACCCTTCTGCTAATTCTTCTTCAACGCGACTTAACTGGTTAGGATTTTTAAAATACAGTTTTAATGTCCCTATCGTATTTCCATGCGAAGTTAGTGGAATAACAATCGCCGCTTGCAAAGGGCATCCTTCATGTTGACAATTAATGACCTCACGTGATTTTGCTTTCATTATTTGCCCTGTATGTAAAACTTCTTTCGACAAACCAGTTATTAAACTATGTGAAGGAATATGGTGATCTGATGCTAATCCAACATGAGCTAATATTTTCTCTGTATCTGTTAAGGATACCGCATCTGTTCCTGGAAAACGGTGAATAATTTGTGCCACATGCTTACATGATTCTTCTGTTAAGCCTTGGCGAAAATATGGTAACGTTTTATCTGCAATACGTAATACCTTATGAGTCTGAAGTGCCTTTGCGTTCTCTTCCTGACGCAAAATAGCTTGTATCATAGAAAGTAAAATAAAACTTCCAAAACTATTTACAAGGATCATTGGTATCGCAATTGTTTTCACAATGCTCATTCCATCCTCTACAATTAATAGGATCATAATCATTTCTAAAGAAACGATAAAAACACTTAAAATCGCTGAAAACTTAGGAGTAATTGTACGATTATACTTTTTGAAAATGTATCCAATATACCCCGTTATAACACCTGCTAAAATTGACGAGATTGCACAACTTAGAGCTGTCGTCCCTCCAAGCATATAACGGTGAATACCAGCAATTGATCCTACCCCAATTCCGACGATAGGACCACCAAGCAATCCACTAATTCCAACACCCATAATACGTGTATTCGCAATGGTACTCGATGATGAAACACCTTGTAACCAATTTTCATTCATAATCGTATTTCCTGCTATTTCAATCCCAGTGTAATTGCTTACAATTGTAAATACCGAAAAAATACAAATAAGCTTAAGCTTATCTACATAGCCATCCTGTTTATGAAGGAGGCGTCTGAAAGTTTTAATATGAGAGAGTAAAAATCCTAAAATAACTATAAGTCCGACTCGTTCAATCATCATGAGTACTAAATTTAGCATCTTTGATTCATTCCTTTTTATTTAGTTAGTTTTATTATGGGAAAATAATGAAGTCGGCGTCAAGAAGAACGAAATGTTTTTTGAAATATTTTACACATAATAACTTCCTCTTTATTTGACAATACATATAGAAGAGTGCTAAAAATAAAGTAATATAATACAGTCCTTTAACCCAACCCCGTGAGGTTGAGAAGGAAGTCGGAATACAATATACGTATGTTCTTTTCTTGGGGATACGTATGCTTTTTTGGCCTTCTCATCATATCAGGTGAGAAGGCCTTTTGTTATTCTTCCATAGCGACTGTAGAAAATAAGGAGGAGTAATAATGAACGTCACTACTGATGTACAACAAACAACAGAGGAGACAAAAGCGAAAAGATATAAAACATTATTTGGTTCTGCGCTAGGATATGCAGCAGAAGGTTTAGATATGTTGCTATTATCGTTCGTACTTGTCTATATTTTAAAAGAGTTTCACTTAAGTCCTGTTGAAGGTGGAAACTTAACTTTAGCTACCACAATAGGAATGTTAATTGGTTCTTATTTATTTGGATTTATTGCTGATTTATTTGGCCGTATTCGTACAATGGCCTTCACAATCTTACTGTTTTCACTAGCAACCGCACTCATTTATTTCGCAACAGACTACTGGCAATTATTAATTCTGCGCTTTTTAGTTGGAATGGGAGTTGGTGGTGAATTCGGAATCGGAATGGCCATCGTAACAGAAACATGGTCTAAAGAAATGCGCGCTAAAGCGACATCTGTTGTTGCACTTGGATGGCAATTTGGTGTACTGATTGCTTCACTCCTTCCAGCATTTATTGTCCCACACTTTGGATGGAGAGCCGTTTTCTTATTTGGATTAATTCCAGCTTTACTAGCTGTCTATGTCCGTAAAAGTTTAAGTGAACCGAAAATATGGGAGCAAAAACAACGCTACAAAAAGGAGCTATTGCAAAAAGAAGCTGCAGGTAAATTAACAACTACTGAAGCAGAACAACTAAAACATATAAAAAAATTTCCACTTCGAAAGTTATTTGCCAATAAAAAAGTAACAATTACAACAATTGGTCTTATTATTATGTCGTTCATCCAAAACTTCGGATATTACGGAATCTTCACATGGATGCCCACTATTTTAGCAAATAAATATAACTATACATTAGCAAAAGCAAGTGGCTGGATGTTCATTTCTACCATCGGTATGCTAATTGGAATTGCAATCTTTGGTATTCTAGCTGATAAAATTGGTCGACGTAAAACTTTTGCAATCTATTATATTGGCGGTACAGTATACTGTCTCATTTACTTCTTCTTATTCACAGATTCAACATTATTATTATGGGGAAGTGCATTGCTTGGATTCTTTGCAAATGGAATGATGGGAGGATTTGGAGCAATTTTAGCTGAAAACTATCCTGCTGAAGCTCGCTCTACCGCCGAAAACTTTATTTTCGGTACAGGACGTGGACTAGCTGGATTTGGGCCTGTTATTATTGGCTTACTTGCTACAGGTGGCAACCTACTTGGAGCATTGTCCTTGATTTTTATCATCTACCCAATCGGGTTAATTACAATGCTACTATGTGTACCAGAAACAAAGGGAAAAGTATTAGATTAAACGTAAAAGAGGAAGCATCTCATTTAAGATGCTTCCTCTTTTACGTTTTTATTTATTTTGATTTACTAGCCTTCTGAAATAAGAATGCAGTTTTATCTTCTTCTTTTACAATACCTTGTTTTAATGCTAATTCTCCCGCAACTTTAGGCGCTAACCATAGCATTGGGAATAACAAAATTGATACCGGAACTGCCGTCACCACGATAAACGATTGTAGCGCATTAATACTTCCTTCACCCATATATAAAAGAATTGCTGCAACTGCGCCCATAATAAGCGACCAAAAAATTCGCAAACTAATTCTAGGATCTCCGTCTCCAGTCACTGCCATTGAAATGGAATACGCCATTGAATCTCCTGTTGTCACTACAAATAAAATTGTTAATAAAAGAAATGCTGGTCCAATAATATTAGAAAGTGGCAATTGCCCTGTAATTGCAATCATAGCTGCCGGCATACCAGATTCACTTAATGCGTCCGAGATAGACCCAGGATTCATCAACTCATAAAACACGCCTGATCCACCTAATATAGTAAACCAAAATGTTGTAATAATAGGTGCGATAATTCCAATTGCAACGATGATTTCTCGAATCGTTCTCCCTCTTGAAATTCGACTCACTAAAATTGCCATCATTGGTCCATATCCAATAAACCATCCCCAGAAAAAGATTGTCCAAGATCCTAACCAACTTGTATCACCACGGTATGTGCTCATCGGTATAAACTCATTTACATAAAATCCAAACGAAGAAACAAACGAATCAATAATAAATCCACCTGGCCCAAATAGTAATATGAATGCCATTAACACAATTGCTAATCTAACATTTAAATTACTTATAATTTGAATCCCTTTATCAATACCTGTTACTGCCGATATGGTAGACACGGCCACCACACAAACAATAATTGCTAATTGAGTAGTAAACACATCAGAAATTCCAAATAATTCTTGTAATCCATAACTTGCTTGTAAACCTAAAAATCCAATTGGGCCAATTGTACCTGCAGCTACTGCAATAATTGCAGCTGCATCAATTATCGTTCCAAGCAGGCTCTTTCTTAATTTTTCCCCAAAAATAGGGTATAAAAGTGTTCGAGGTTTTAGCGGCATATCTTTATGATAATGTCCATACATCATAACTACCGCACTAATTGTACCTAAAATCGTCCATGCTAAAAATCCCCAATGCATATAACTTTGTGCTAAAGCAGGCATGACTGCTTCTTTCGTTCCAGCAGATATACCATCATGTATTGGTGGCACCGTCATCAAATGATACATTGGCTCTGCTGCTGCCCAAAAAACGCCACCTCCAGCAAGTAATGTAGACATAATAATAGCAAGCCATTTTGCCGTACTAATCTCAGGTTTTTCTAATCCCCCAAGCTTAACTCTCCCATATTTGGAGAAAGCCATACACATCGCAACAATAAATGTACCTAATAATAAAACTTGCCAGAAGGCACCGAAATATTTAATTGAAAAAGCGAAACTTTTATTAATCGCACTCTCTACATAATCCTTGTTCAAAAAAACTGCAATTACAAATAATAAAAGTGAACCACCACTAATAATAAATACAGGCCAATCAGTTTTTCGACTCTTCATCCTCATTTATACTTCCTCCTTCCTCAGCAATCTAAAAAAACAACTTTATTATGTTTTATTGTTTAAACCCAAAACATAATAATTATATATGCATAACATTTTATCGACTTCCCACATACTTATGTTGTCCCTAAAAATATGCCAAATCCCTTATTAAAAAGAAAAATTCTCTTCCTCTTACATAAAAAAGCAAAACAAAAGACCTTATATTTCTATAAGGTCTTCGAAACAGAAATTTGATTATAACATAAGGTACTCCTTGGTTCAAAAAGCCTCTTCCAAAAATAACCGAGAGTAAAGGCTTCCATTTGCTACATAACAGTAATTAAAAAAAATTATATTTCAAAGAAAAAACCTACACTAAATATTATTTATGAAAGAAATTTGGCTTCAAAATTTCATTCGGATACGGTTTATGATAAATGTGAGTGGTAGCTGGAGATAATGGTGGAATAAGCCATACCCAATTACCTGTTACAACACGACCACAAGCAGCTTCTTGCTTCTCAAATTGCTGAAATTGTTGTGCAGCAGTATGGTGATCAACAATACTAACTCCTTGTTTTTTAAAGGAGTGTAGTACGGCAATATTCAACTCAATTAGCGCCTTATCTTTCCATAAGGTACCGTTTCTCGATGTATCTAAATCCATCATCTCCGCAACAGCCGGAAGTAAATTATAACGATCATGATCTGCTAAGTTGCGCGCCCCAATTTCTGTTCCCATATACCATCCATTGAACGGAGCGGCTGTATAAGAAATACCGCCAATTTCTAAACGCATATCTGAAATCATTGGAACACCATACCATTTCACTCCAAGTGATGAAATAGGGTATTCTGGGTGTTCAATTGGCACTTCTTTTACTTCTTCTCTCGGAATTTCTTTATATGTAGGTGCCTTCCCGTTTATAGAGAACACAAGTGGCAATACATCGAAATTCGTACCTTCTCCTTGCCAACCAAGCCCCTGACAAAAGTCCGTAAATGTAGCGGAATGAGAATCACCAATCACTCCCGTTTCTGTTTTATATCCTGCATATCGAATCAATTGGTGATTATAAATTCTTATATTATTTTCTTCACCTTGATATTGCTTAAAAATCGTAATGGTTGGTTTAACTTTCCCGTCGTTCGTTGCATATTTAATATGATGAATTAATGCATTATATACACCCTCTTCATCATTTACTTCGCGCGCATCTAATATGTGCATCTTACTCCAAAATAGTCTTCCAATACATCTATTACTGTTACGCCATGCCATTCGTGAACCATGAACAAGTTCTTCAAATGTATGCTCATATGTCCCTGTCTTCTCTATCTCAATTTGAATTTCTTTTATACGTTCTTCTATCAATTGTTCTTTATGAAGCTCCTTATAACAAATCGTAATAAAATTACTTGCTTCTTCTATTAATTGTTTCGTTTTACTCATAAACAATCTCTTTCTATTTCAACAAAACCCTGCTACTTTACAGTATAAGCAAAAAGGATAGGAGTCACAAATGAAAGTGAGAGTGTTACTTTTATTGTAATATTTTTCAGAAAATTAATGGACTTACTATTGACTTATATGGAAAATGGGTGTATTTTTGACTCAGGTAAAGTATTTTTACCTAGACCAACTTTTTAAATAGAAAGGAGGTAATGTTATGTCTTCATTTCAATTGCCAAAGCTTTCATATGACTATGATGAACTAGAGCCACATATTGATAGCAATACACTTTCCATTCATCATGGAAAGCACCATGCGACATACGTAAACAATTTAAATGCTACTTTAGAAAATTATACTGAATTACATAATAAATCTTTAGAAGAATTGCTATGTAATTTAGATACTTTACCGAAGGAAATTGTTACAGCTGTACGAAATAACGGTGGTGGTCACTATTGTCATAGTCTTTTTTGGGAAGTGATGAGCCCACGAGGTGGCGGTGAGCCTAATGGAGACGTTGCAAAAGTAATTGATTATTATTTCAATACCTTTGACAACTTAAAAGATCAACTTTCCAAAGCAGCTATTAGTCGTTTTGGAAGTGGCTATGGATGGCTTGTTCTTGACGGTGAGGAACTCTCTGTTATGAGTACACCAAATCAAGATACGCCTTTGCAAGAAGGGAAAATCCCCTTACTCGTAATTGATGTATGGGAACATGCTTATTATTTAAAGTATCAAAATAGGCGCCCAGAGTTTGTTACCAACTGGTGGCAT
This DNA window, taken from Bacillus cereus ATCC 14579, encodes the following:
- a CDS encoding MFS transporter, with the translated sequence MNVTTDVQQTTEETKAKRYKTLFGSALGYAAEGLDMLLLSFVLVYILKEFHLSPVEGGNLTLATTIGMLIGSYLFGFIADLFGRIRTMAFTILLFSLATALIYFATDYWQLLILRFLVGMGVGGEFGIGMAIVTETWSKEMRAKATSVVALGWQFGVLIASLLPAFIVPHFGWRAVFLFGLIPALLAVYVRKSLSEPKIWEQKQRYKKELLQKEAAGKLTTTEAEQLKHIKKFPLRKLFANKKVTITTIGLIIMSFIQNFGYYGIFTWMPTILANKYNYTLAKASGWMFISTIGMLIGIAIFGILADKIGRRKTFAIYYIGGTVYCLIYFFLFTDSTLLLWGSALLGFFANGMMGGFGAILAENYPAEARSTAENFIFGTGRGLAGFGPVIIGLLATGGNLLGALSLIFIIYPIGLITMLLCVPETKGKVLD
- the sodA gene encoding superoxide dismutase [Mn], whose amino-acid sequence is MSSFQLPKLSYDYDELEPHIDSNTLSIHHGKHHATYVNNLNATLENYTELHNKSLEELLCNLDTLPKEIVTAVRNNGGGHYCHSLFWEVMSPRGGGEPNGDVAKVIDYYFNTFDNLKDQLSKAAISRFGSGYGWLVLDGEELSVMSTPNQDTPLQEGKIPLLVIDVWEHAYYLKYQNRRPEFVTNWWHTVNWDQVNEKYLQAIQSQKH
- a CDS encoding BCCT family transporter encodes the protein MRMKSRKTDWPVFIISGGSLLLFVIAVFLNKDYVESAINKSFAFSIKYFGAFWQVLLLGTFIVAMCMAFSKYGRVKLGGLEKPEISTAKWLAIIMSTLLAGGGVFWAAAEPMYHLMTVPPIHDGISAGTKEAVMPALAQSYMHWGFLAWTILGTISAVVMMYGHYHKDMPLKPRTLLYPIFGEKLRKSLLGTIIDAAAIIAVAAGTIGPIGFLGLQASYGLQELFGISDVFTTQLAIIVCVVAVSTISAVTGIDKGIQIISNLNVRLAIVLMAFILLFGPGGFIIDSFVSSFGFYVNEFIPMSTYRGDTSWLGSWTIFFWGWFIGYGPMMAILVSRISRGRTIREIIVAIGIIAPIITTFWFTILGGSGVFYELMNPGSISDALSESGMPAAMIAITGQLPLSNIIGPAFLLLTILFVVTTGDSMAYSISMAVTGDGDPRISLRIFWSLIMGAVAAILLYMGEGSINALQSFIVVTAVPVSILLFPMLWLAPKVAGELALKQGIVKEEDKTAFLFQKASKSK
- the lytS gene encoding two-component system sensor histidine kinase LytS is translated as MLNLVLMMIERVGLIVILGFLLSHIKTFRRLLHKQDGYVDKLKLICIFSVFTIVSNYTGIEIAGNTIMNENWLQGVSSSSTIANTRIMGVGISGLLGGPIVGIGVGSIAGIHRYMLGGTTALSCAISSILAGVITGYIGYIFKKYNRTITPKFSAILSVFIVSLEMIMILLIVEDGMSIVKTIAIPMILVNSFGSFILLSMIQAILRQEENAKALQTHKVLRIADKTLPYFRQGLTEESCKHVAQIIHRFPGTDAVSLTDTEKILAHVGLASDHHIPSHSLITGLSKEVLHTGQIMKAKSREVINCQHEGCPLQAAIVIPLTSHGNTIGTLKLYFKNPNQLSRVEEELAEGLAKIFSTQLELGEAELQSKLLQDAEIKALQAQINPHFLFNAINTVSALCRTDVEKARKLLLQLSVYFRCNLQGARQLLIPLEQELNHVQAYLSLEQARFPNKYEVKMYIEDELKTTLVPPFVLQLLVENALRHAFPKKQPVCEVEVHVFEKEGMVHFEVKDNGQGIEEERLEQLGKMVVSSKKGTGTALYNINERLIGLFGKETMLHIESELNEGTEITFVIPKKVGEEEQIVKSISS
- a CDS encoding nitric oxide synthase oxygenase, encoding MSKTKQLIEEASNFITICYKELHKEQLIEERIKEIQIEIEKTGTYEHTFEELVHGSRMAWRNSNRCIGRLFWSKMHILDAREVNDEEGVYNALIHHIKYATNDGKVKPTITIFKQYQGEENNIRIYNHQLIRYAGYKTETGVIGDSHSATFTDFCQGLGWQGEGTNFDVLPLVFSINGKAPTYKEIPREEVKEVPIEHPEYPISSLGVKWYGVPMISDMRLEIGGISYTAAPFNGWYMGTEIGARNLADHDRYNLLPAVAEMMDLDTSRNGTLWKDKALIELNIAVLHSFKKQGVSIVDHHTAAQQFQQFEKQEAACGRVVTGNWVWLIPPLSPATTHIYHKPYPNEILKPNFFHK
- a CDS encoding LytR/AlgR family response regulator transcription factor → MLKVLVVDDEMLARDELKYLLERTKEVEIIGEADCVEDALEELMQSRPDIVFLDIQLSDDNGFEIANILKKMKNPPAIVFATAYDQYALQAFEVDALDYILKPFDEERIVQTLKKYKKQKQSQIETKHEIKGTDVTVEMHKLALPIEESIVLVNIEDIVYVGLVDGKVTVKTMRETYVTHDTLVILEKKLPQVSFMRVHRSFIANINHITEIQPWFNSTYNLIMKEGSKVPVSRTYAKELKKLLRI